One Alicyclobacillus acidoterrestris DNA window includes the following coding sequences:
- a CDS encoding FAD-dependent oxidoreductase: MYDIAIIGAGPAGGSAALFSARANKKTVFFDSDQGVTRRALLRNHYGIAEIGGPDLVEVGQRQATEAGAELVRSKVVDVQKNGDTFTVKTEDGTFEARYVILATGLWADLAESIGVTTKPATEPRIKTIVEVDAQGRTNIPGIWAAGTIAGTSVHTIITAGDGARVAINLISEINGERYVDHDVLPAK, from the coding sequence ATGTACGACATCGCGATTATTGGGGCCGGCCCCGCGGGTGGAAGTGCAGCACTGTTTAGCGCTCGGGCGAATAAAAAGACTGTATTTTTCGATAGTGATCAGGGCGTGACACGTCGCGCGCTGCTGCGCAATCACTATGGCATCGCCGAAATTGGGGGGCCCGATTTAGTCGAGGTAGGGCAGCGTCAAGCGACTGAGGCTGGTGCAGAACTCGTCCGGAGCAAAGTGGTTGATGTTCAGAAAAATGGCGATACATTCACAGTGAAGACGGAGGACGGAACGTTCGAGGCCCGATACGTTATCCTTGCGACAGGTCTCTGGGCAGATTTGGCGGAGTCCATCGGTGTCACGACAAAACCGGCCACCGAACCGCGGATTAAGACCATTGTCGAGGTGGACGCGCAGGGGCGCACGAACATTCCAGGTATCTGGGCTGCTGGCACCATTGCGGGCACGAGCGTTCACACCATTATCACTGCGGGGGACGGCGCGAGAGTCGCGATTAACCTGATAAGTGAAATCAATGGGGAACGCTATGTCGATCACGACGTACTCCCAGCGAAGTAA
- a CDS encoding tetratricopeptide repeat protein: protein MDRQLQTIALQNLEQQLNAHPASLHLKFEKACLLAEMGRTIEAQNEYLQILSVDPTHRGSLNNLGTLLHESRYRSAARTAYTQAVACHPDDPMGHVNLANLLFEEGEMESARVHFERALELNPDHYQAHQGMSYILTQLGDEQKAMFHRKLGFQHHAITELPFRGQGTPVRLLLLVSTTSGNTPIKTILTNQIFHVFIVFVDFLDENTPLPQHDVVFNAISDADLAESSLLAAQCAIARTNAPVINSPQAILETGRVRIAERLSNIEGVITPKMAVVPRRHLASSDAIELLQKCGFELPLLLRAPGYHTGQHFERVDTPERLSRMLTEIPGDPLFVIQYIDTSAEDGLFRKYRVMMINGELYPLHVAVSKDWKVHYFTADMAKNADNRLEDAFFLENMPDVIGSRGMAALKAIQETLGLDYAGVDFGLSANGDIILFEANATMVVNPPDPDPLWTYRRKYVDNIYTAVQQMLIDPKL from the coding sequence GTGGATCGACAACTGCAAACCATTGCCCTTCAAAACCTAGAACAACAATTGAATGCCCACCCCGCCTCCCTCCATCTCAAATTTGAAAAAGCCTGCCTACTTGCTGAAATGGGCCGCACGATAGAAGCGCAAAATGAGTACCTGCAAATTCTCTCGGTGGATCCAACGCATCGCGGTTCATTAAATAACTTAGGCACGCTTCTTCACGAATCTCGGTATCGCTCAGCAGCTCGAACCGCATACACGCAGGCCGTGGCATGTCACCCGGACGATCCGATGGGACACGTCAACTTAGCGAATCTCCTATTTGAAGAGGGGGAGATGGAATCCGCACGTGTGCATTTTGAGCGGGCCCTCGAGCTCAATCCCGACCATTATCAAGCACATCAAGGAATGTCTTATATCCTGACGCAATTGGGCGACGAACAGAAGGCTATGTTCCATCGGAAGTTAGGGTTTCAGCATCACGCCATAACAGAATTGCCCTTTCGTGGCCAAGGAACACCAGTACGCTTACTTTTGCTCGTCTCTACAACAAGCGGAAATACACCCATAAAGACAATTCTCACCAACCAAATTTTCCACGTATTTATTGTTTTTGTCGATTTCCTCGACGAGAATACCCCGCTTCCACAACACGACGTTGTCTTCAATGCCATCAGTGATGCGGATCTCGCTGAATCGTCACTCCTTGCAGCACAATGTGCGATCGCCCGAACAAATGCCCCTGTGATCAATTCTCCGCAGGCGATCCTTGAAACAGGGCGTGTACGCATAGCCGAGCGGCTTTCCAATATCGAAGGCGTCATCACCCCCAAGATGGCGGTTGTGCCGCGACGACACCTTGCGTCGTCAGATGCCATCGAGCTGTTACAGAAATGCGGCTTCGAACTCCCTCTGTTACTGCGCGCACCTGGATATCACACTGGGCAACATTTTGAGAGAGTGGATACGCCCGAGAGATTATCAAGAATGCTTACCGAGATCCCAGGAGACCCGCTCTTCGTAATACAATATATCGACACCAGTGCGGAAGACGGGCTGTTTCGAAAGTACCGCGTCATGATGATCAATGGAGAATTGTACCCGCTGCACGTTGCTGTATCAAAAGACTGGAAAGTTCACTACTTCACCGCAGACATGGCCAAAAACGCTGACAACCGTTTGGAAGACGCCTTTTTTCTAGAGAACATGCCAGATGTCATTGGTTCTCGGGGCATGGCCGCACTAAAGGCTATTCAGGAAACGCTAGGGCTGGACTACGCGGGCGTCGATTTCGGCTTAAGCGCAAACGGCGACATCATACTGTTTGAGGCCAACGCGACGATGGTGGTCAATCCCCCTGATCCAGACCCGCTCTGGACATACCGTCGGAAATACGTCGACAACATCTATACCGCCGTTCAGCAAATGTTGATCGACCCAAAATTATAG
- a CDS encoding carbohydrate ABC transporter permease, whose translation MTSLVAQRAHWNRLRILGIVIFGLAILLPMAYVILISLTPDTEVGGGAIFPTHIAWNNYAMMWQTVHLASDIKNSILIAGVTGICATVIALGAAYVIARFQFRGRKTFLYALVTMQTIPQVMMLLPLFVIFVIIQNAISVHLVGQYYTVIITYMTFALPFACWLLLSYMANIPVDLEEAGLMDGCTRLQVLRYVVLPLVLPGMVVTFVFSFLLAWSDVLFASVLTGPATQTVAVGLQAYIASGDAGGDVLWGQLMAASLTSGIPIVIIFLFLQKYIIGGLANGAVKG comes from the coding sequence ATGACCAGTCTCGTCGCACAACGCGCGCATTGGAATCGACTTCGTATTCTTGGCATTGTCATCTTCGGATTGGCGATTTTGTTGCCCATGGCTTATGTCATTTTGATTTCTCTAACACCGGACACGGAAGTTGGCGGCGGCGCAATTTTCCCAACGCACATCGCCTGGAACAATTACGCTATGATGTGGCAGACAGTACATTTGGCCAGCGATATTAAAAATAGCATTCTCATCGCGGGCGTCACGGGTATTTGCGCGACGGTTATCGCGCTCGGGGCCGCTTATGTAATTGCGCGCTTTCAGTTCAGGGGGAGAAAGACGTTTTTGTACGCGTTGGTGACGATGCAAACCATCCCACAGGTCATGATGCTATTACCGCTGTTCGTCATTTTCGTCATCATTCAAAATGCGATTTCGGTGCATCTAGTGGGGCAGTATTACACCGTTATCATCACCTACATGACATTCGCGCTCCCTTTCGCATGTTGGCTCTTATTGTCTTACATGGCCAACATTCCGGTCGATTTGGAGGAAGCCGGTCTGATGGACGGATGCACGCGGTTACAGGTACTCCGCTACGTCGTCTTGCCGCTGGTCCTTCCAGGAATGGTGGTCACCTTTGTCTTCTCCTTTTTACTTGCTTGGAGTGATGTGTTGTTTGCGAGTGTTTTGACGGGACCGGCGACGCAAACCGTGGCGGTCGGTCTACAGGCTTACATTGCGAGCGGTGATGCCGGTGGGGATGTCCTCTGGGGGCAGTTGATGGCGGCTAGTTTGACCAGTGGTATTCCCATCGTGATCATATTCCTGTTTTTGCAAAAGTACATTATCGGTGGCTTGGCAAACGGCGCAGTGAAAGGGTGA
- a CDS encoding YpdA family putative bacillithiol disulfide reductase encodes MYNVCVIGAGPCGLAVSAELQKHHIHHIVLDKSCIASTIYRFPTQMVFNSTPEKLEIGGVPFYTYGAKPTRHEALTYYRTVVDRLQLPVLQYETVYDVHYDEPSKAYRIRTRTRTGLDHEYFAKAIVIATGYFDNPNWLGVEGEDLPHVSHYYTDAHPYYGQSVVVVGGTNSAAEAVIDLYRIGAKVRLIHRGSELSSKIKPWVQPEIQSLIKNNRIEYYFNSKITRIHPDAVDVETPNGQLQFQVNHVLALTGYHPDMSFLQQLGIHVDAKTGIPAYNEETYETNVSGIYLAGVIVSGYDANRIFIETGRFHGQPIVNDIIKRSM; translated from the coding sequence ATGTACAATGTCTGTGTGATTGGGGCTGGTCCCTGTGGCTTAGCCGTTTCAGCCGAGCTGCAGAAACATCATATTCATCACATTGTCCTCGATAAATCCTGTATTGCATCCACGATTTATCGGTTCCCGACGCAAATGGTCTTTAACTCCACGCCAGAAAAACTAGAAATCGGTGGGGTTCCTTTCTACACGTACGGTGCGAAGCCAACGCGACACGAGGCACTCACCTATTACCGAACAGTCGTGGACAGACTGCAATTGCCTGTGCTCCAGTACGAAACCGTCTACGACGTGCACTACGACGAACCGTCCAAGGCATATCGGATACGCACGCGGACACGAACCGGCCTCGACCACGAGTACTTTGCGAAAGCCATTGTCATCGCAACCGGCTACTTTGACAATCCAAACTGGCTCGGCGTCGAGGGAGAAGACCTGCCGCACGTCAGTCATTATTATACAGATGCCCATCCGTACTACGGCCAAAGTGTTGTGGTCGTTGGAGGGACCAACTCCGCCGCCGAGGCTGTCATCGACCTGTATCGCATCGGCGCGAAGGTGCGACTGATCCATCGTGGCTCTGAGCTGTCCTCCAAAATCAAACCGTGGGTACAGCCGGAAATTCAGAGCCTAATCAAGAACAACCGGATAGAGTACTATTTCAACTCCAAGATCACGCGCATCCATCCAGATGCCGTCGATGTGGAGACCCCAAACGGCCAGCTGCAGTTCCAGGTCAATCACGTCCTGGCACTGACCGGTTACCACCCGGACATGTCTTTCCTGCAACAATTAGGGATTCACGTCGATGCAAAGACGGGCATTCCAGCGTACAACGAAGAGACGTATGAGACGAACGTCTCAGGCATTTATCTTGCCGGCGTCATTGTTTCCGGATATGATGCCAATCGCATTTTTATCGAAACGGGGCGCTTTCATGGACAACCGATAGTGAATGACATCATCAAACGGTCCATGTGA
- a CDS encoding sugar phosphate isomerase/epimerase family protein gives MRIAYSNLACPEWSMEEVMRRGALYGYDGVELRLYDGEVLPFDLGAEDRQKITRLAKNHGLDIVCLGASTRFAMEDRTARQQNVQELIAYVELAAKMEVPMVRTFGGVAGSPNLQDPEYVARCVERVAESLCQVAPRAEELGVEVLLETHDEFSSSALVRDVLQRVESEYVGAIWDTHHPVRMHETVEETYANLADRLRHVHLKDAARNGDDWQLVVFGEGDVPVADIVRKLQQTGYNRYVTVEWEKKWHPEIAAAAIALPQHIEILRGYLKDATL, from the coding sequence ATGCGGATAGCCTATTCCAATCTCGCTTGTCCGGAGTGGTCGATGGAGGAAGTGATGCGGCGTGGTGCTCTCTATGGATACGACGGAGTGGAGTTGCGCCTGTACGATGGCGAGGTGCTTCCTTTTGACTTAGGTGCGGAGGACAGACAAAAAATTACGCGGCTCGCGAAAAATCATGGACTGGATATCGTTTGTCTTGGGGCATCGACGCGGTTTGCGATGGAGGATAGAACAGCGCGCCAGCAGAATGTACAGGAACTGATTGCCTATGTAGAATTGGCCGCAAAGATGGAAGTGCCGATGGTGCGAACGTTCGGCGGTGTGGCAGGTTCGCCAAACCTGCAAGACCCTGAATATGTTGCGCGCTGTGTCGAACGGGTAGCCGAGTCGCTTTGCCAGGTCGCGCCACGGGCAGAGGAGTTGGGTGTGGAAGTCTTGCTTGAAACGCACGACGAGTTCTCTTCGTCGGCGCTCGTTCGTGACGTGCTACAGCGTGTCGAGAGCGAGTACGTCGGGGCGATTTGGGATACACATCACCCTGTTCGCATGCATGAGACGGTAGAGGAGACGTACGCGAATTTGGCGGATAGACTGCGACATGTGCACTTGAAGGATGCGGCTCGCAACGGCGACGATTGGCAACTGGTCGTTTTTGGCGAAGGGGATGTCCCGGTGGCGGATATCGTCCGTAAATTGCAACAGACAGGTTATAACCGGTATGTCACTGTCGAATGGGAGAAGAAGTGGCACCCTGAAATTGCTGCTGCAGCCATTGCGCTACCACAACATATTGAAATACTGAGAGGGTATCTCAAGGACGCTACCCTGTAA
- a CDS encoding Gfo/Idh/MocA family protein gives MAETLGFGVIGCGVIGHKHAQEIEQLEGARLVAVADAIPLRAEELGGVHGVDWYEDFHQMLCRPDIGIVNVCTPSGMHADIAIEVAKAGKHVIVEKPIDITLAKADAMIQACRDAGVKLCVISQHRFDPSTVRVKQEIAAGSLGKLILGEAAVNWYRSQGYYDSGDWRGTWALDGGGVLMNQSIHTIDLLQYLMGPVESVHAHTATMAHERIEVEDVATAVVRFKNGALGTIVGTTAAYPGLSARIELFGTTGSAVIDADRLTHLYLMEAPVQRMKHHVETVNLATAEANPNEAVAAAASDPATISDAHRRQFRDMMEAIRENREPLVNGEEGRKGLEIILAIYQSAKTGKTVTLPLV, from the coding sequence ATGGCAGAGACGTTGGGATTTGGTGTCATCGGGTGTGGGGTCATTGGGCATAAGCACGCACAGGAGATTGAACAGCTGGAGGGCGCTCGACTGGTGGCGGTTGCCGACGCAATTCCTTTGCGCGCAGAGGAACTTGGCGGGGTGCATGGGGTGGATTGGTATGAGGATTTCCACCAGATGCTTTGTCGTCCCGATATCGGCATTGTCAATGTCTGTACGCCTAGCGGTATGCACGCCGATATCGCGATAGAGGTCGCCAAGGCTGGCAAGCACGTGATTGTGGAAAAGCCGATTGATATCACGCTCGCCAAGGCGGATGCGATGATTCAAGCCTGCCGTGACGCGGGGGTGAAGTTGTGCGTCATTTCGCAACATCGGTTTGACCCATCCACCGTGCGGGTGAAGCAGGAAATCGCCGCAGGAAGCCTCGGCAAGCTCATTCTCGGTGAAGCTGCTGTCAATTGGTATCGGTCTCAAGGCTATTACGACAGTGGTGATTGGCGCGGAACATGGGCTTTGGACGGCGGGGGTGTCCTGATGAACCAATCGATACACACGATAGACCTCCTACAGTACTTGATGGGGCCCGTCGAAAGTGTTCATGCGCACACAGCCACGATGGCGCACGAGCGGATTGAGGTGGAAGACGTAGCGACGGCGGTCGTCCGCTTTAAGAACGGGGCACTCGGAACCATCGTCGGCACGACGGCGGCTTACCCGGGGTTGTCTGCACGCATTGAACTGTTTGGTACGACGGGGAGTGCCGTGATCGACGCGGATAGATTAACGCATTTATACCTCATGGAGGCACCCGTGCAACGGATGAAACATCACGTGGAAACCGTGAACCTTGCGACGGCCGAGGCGAACCCGAATGAGGCAGTGGCTGCTGCTGCAAGTGATCCCGCAACGATTTCAGACGCCCACCGACGCCAGTTCCGCGACATGATGGAAGCGATTCGTGAGAACCGAGAACCGTTGGTCAATGGGGAAGAAGGACGCAAAGGCTTGGAGATTATCCTCGCCATTTACCAGTCTGCGAAGACCGGGAAAACGGTGACTTTGCCGCTTGTCTGA
- a CDS encoding sugar phosphate isomerase/epimerase family protein, with amino-acid sequence MVTLSAFADEISSDLNEQLDVLESTGIRHLEFRGVWHKNVIDLTDEELEQVRSVLRARGFKISAIGSPIGKIRITDDFGHHLNQLNRAIDVAQYFGTKYIRIFSFFIPQGHSAKDYRNEVLWRLQEFVHRAQTAGVVLLHENEKGIYGDITERCVDIFSSCPSPHFRAAFDPANFVQCGVRPYTDAFAALEAQIEYVHIKDALLESKRVVPPGEGDGELRDVLSALFAKGYDGFLSIEPHLAQAKPFSGFSGPELFRVAADALKDMLAELHQTWR; translated from the coding sequence TTGGTCACTTTAAGTGCGTTTGCCGATGAAATCTCATCTGATTTGAATGAGCAACTGGATGTTCTAGAATCGACAGGCATTCGACACCTTGAATTTCGCGGTGTGTGGCATAAGAACGTGATCGATCTGACAGATGAAGAATTGGAGCAAGTGCGTTCTGTGCTCCGCGCGCGTGGGTTTAAAATTTCAGCGATTGGTTCGCCAATCGGAAAAATACGGATTACCGACGATTTTGGTCATCACCTAAATCAACTGAATCGGGCAATTGATGTGGCTCAGTACTTCGGCACGAAGTATATTCGGATTTTTTCGTTTTTTATCCCACAAGGGCACTCGGCAAAGGATTATCGCAACGAGGTATTGTGGCGCCTTCAGGAATTCGTTCATCGCGCACAGACGGCTGGTGTCGTGTTGCTCCATGAAAATGAGAAAGGCATCTACGGTGATATCACAGAGCGCTGTGTCGATATTTTCTCCTCGTGTCCATCGCCTCACTTCAGAGCGGCATTCGATCCGGCAAATTTTGTGCAATGTGGGGTTCGTCCTTACACAGACGCGTTTGCTGCGCTAGAGGCCCAGATTGAATACGTTCACATCAAGGACGCGTTGCTGGAGAGTAAACGCGTCGTCCCTCCCGGCGAGGGGGATGGCGAATTGCGCGACGTGTTGTCCGCTTTGTTCGCGAAGGGCTACGACGGGTTTTTGTCGATTGAGCCACATTTGGCGCAAGCGAAACCCTTTTCTGGATTTAGTGGCCCGGAGTTGTTTCGGGTCGCGGCGGATGCGTTGAAGGATATGCTTGCCGAGCTTCATCAGACTTGGCGATAG
- a CDS encoding MFS transporter — MQSSASTGHGIPTRRRIRVVIAISFAFFVAYFDRTNVAVLIANHNFDQTFGIAGNKAAQGVLITAFLLPYGLVNIITGPISDKLGGRRGIALAIIGWTICMVLSGVITNYTVLLILRVLLGVGESIMGPSVNMVTAQWFPDKERARANSIWLSGLFIAPAFSYPLLAWIVGSFGWRQSFFVLAAIGLFVALPLIWFWTKNTPEDDKKISPEEIQYIRAGQSAPQKLAQSQFWAEAKKVFGYHKYWFALFAYCGYQPGFWGIGTFLPSYLEQQRHQTFGSASIFAILPWIAATVFTLAGGYIGDRKQRVRSRLWSFGYVVAAIFSYIGTVTHSLGISITFISLGVGMLASTLGPMWAIVQEMSPQGVSGFASGVFNGVSYVAAAFGPTVVGNIADASNSFNVGFYALAGWMVVTAIAVIPLWRGYRKGKQLEPFSLDNGLHD, encoded by the coding sequence TTGCAGAGTTCTGCCAGCACTGGACATGGCATCCCCACCCGCAGGCGAATCAGGGTCGTCATTGCCATTTCGTTTGCTTTCTTTGTCGCTTACTTCGATAGAACGAACGTCGCTGTTTTAATTGCAAATCACAACTTTGACCAAACCTTTGGCATCGCTGGTAACAAAGCTGCACAAGGCGTACTCATCACTGCTTTCCTGCTGCCGTATGGATTAGTCAATATTATTACAGGTCCAATTAGCGACAAACTGGGTGGTCGGCGAGGCATTGCGCTCGCCATCATCGGCTGGACAATTTGTATGGTCTTAAGTGGAGTTATCACAAATTACACCGTGTTGCTGATTCTCCGAGTCCTGTTGGGCGTCGGCGAATCCATCATGGGGCCTTCCGTGAACATGGTAACCGCACAGTGGTTTCCAGATAAGGAACGGGCCCGGGCCAATTCCATTTGGTTGAGCGGCCTATTTATTGCTCCAGCGTTCTCCTACCCGTTACTCGCGTGGATTGTCGGTTCCTTTGGTTGGCGCCAGAGTTTCTTCGTCCTGGCTGCGATTGGCTTGTTTGTCGCACTCCCGCTCATTTGGTTTTGGACAAAAAACACGCCAGAAGACGATAAGAAAATCTCACCCGAAGAGATTCAATACATCCGCGCCGGACAAAGCGCGCCTCAAAAACTTGCACAAAGCCAGTTTTGGGCGGAGGCCAAGAAGGTATTTGGTTATCACAAGTACTGGTTTGCCTTGTTCGCCTATTGCGGATATCAACCCGGCTTTTGGGGAATCGGAACATTTCTACCGTCCTACTTAGAACAACAGCGGCACCAAACGTTCGGTTCAGCTAGTATTTTTGCCATCCTGCCTTGGATAGCCGCGACAGTCTTCACCTTGGCCGGTGGCTACATTGGAGATCGGAAGCAGCGCGTGCGCTCACGGCTCTGGTCATTCGGATATGTGGTTGCGGCAATCTTCTCGTATATCGGCACTGTCACACATTCACTCGGCATCTCCATCACGTTTATCTCCCTTGGCGTAGGTATGCTCGCCAGCACCTTGGGGCCGATGTGGGCCATTGTCCAAGAGATGAGTCCACAAGGCGTATCTGGATTTGCCTCCGGCGTGTTCAACGGCGTCTCCTATGTGGCGGCGGCATTTGGGCCAACCGTGGTTGGGAATATCGCCGATGCGTCCAATTCGTTCAACGTCGGCTTTTATGCACTTGCTGGCTGGATGGTTGTCACAGCAATAGCAGTCATCCCACTCTGGCGCGGGTATCGCAAAGGCAAGCAACTAGAGCCATTTTCACTGGATAATGGGCTGCACGATTAA